The genomic region ccagttttgggccccacactacaaaaaggatgtggaaaaattggaaagagtccagtggagggcaacaaaaatgattaggggtctggagcacatgacttatgaggagaggctgagggaactgggattgtttagtctccagaagagaagaatgaggggggatttgatagcagccttcaactacctgaaggggggttccaaagaggatggagctcggctgttctcagtggtggcagatgacagaacaaggagcaatggtctcaagttgcagtgggggaggtccagcttggatattaggaaacactatttcactaggagggtggtgaagcactggaatgtgttacctagggaggtggtggaatctccttccttggaggtttttaaggctcggcttgttaaagccctagctgggatgatttagttgggaattggtcctgctttgagcagggggttggactagatgacctcttgaggtcccttccaaccctgatattctatgaccatAGTTCACGTTGTCTGATACAAAAGCAAAGTTATAGCATCATTTAGCTTCAGTGTGAAATATTTTCAAGGTTACTGAAGTGTGGCTGGAAAATCTATATGCAGGAAACCCCTTGATTCTGTGTTACAAAAATAAGTGCTGCTATAATGATCCACCAGGAAATAGAATATGTGGGAAGCCACAGAAAGCGCAGAATTGAAGGGAAATCACCATCTGACAGAGAGACTGGGAGAACAATAGTTCAAAGCCATGCTGTGAGTTGTGGTGTGTGGCTCCAAACTGATGATTTTTAGGATGGATGCCACGGGTAATTGGAGTTTCCTGAATAACAATGTCATTtatttcacatgccagtaatatcTGCTGTCCTTGAGCTAAAGGTAGGTTAAGGATTGAAATGCTTATTGTTTTTTGGGTTACAAAGCTTTGTAGACTTCTGAAAAGGATGGGTTTGCTATTCTCTGAATTGGAACCTCTGGTTGACCAAAAAAATGTATTGGTTTTAATCATGTCGGACAACTCCCTGGCCTACTGGGCAAGAGAAAAAATATAGAGTATGACAATTTGAGATGCAGCAGTAACAATTGACTGAAAATTAGTAAGTTCTACAAAGACACAAGTGGGATCTTGTGAGATCTTCAGTGGAAATGAATAGGAAACTTGAAGGACTCACCTACTCTGGGCTCCTGGGCCTCACTTGGCCAACCCTATTTTCAGTAGTCAGCATTGTAGTTGTTTCAGACAAAAAGTCAAATCTTTTGTTTGTGCTGAGATTTCCTCAGGAGTTGTGTCGGTTACTTTGGCTCCactgccatggatttatatgcgTACTCATGAGATAACCATATAGCGCTTATTGGTCATGCAAACAAtaattcctccccccctccaatcAGGGGCGGCAGAGCCTGCCCAAAAGAGTGTAGGGGCTCCCGCCACCTCcgtggccctgcccacaccctgacccgccccaccccttctgcttgagaccccgcccccagccaaaCCAGAAGCCACAGCAGGCCGGGAGTCAAGGACCCTCCACCTACCCGAGGTCGGGGGGCTGAAAGCAGGCCCTAGCCCATGTCCCTGACCTGcgggccccccacccagggcaggagagtccacagctccccacagctgtccACACGGCTCTTACCCTTACCTGActctggcccggggggggggggggggggggtgttcatgCCCTGTGCAACATAGataggtcaacctaaccccaaCTGTACAAACAGCTATGAACCTTCTCTGTTGACCTAGTTACCATCTctcaagggggtggatttactactgTGAAGGAAACACTCCTTCTGTCACTATAATTGTCTACGCTACAGCATTACAGCAGCTGTAGTGTCTCTAAGGCATGTGGTACAGATGGTGGGGTGGAACAGTTCTTTTCTGGTTGGCTGAGTGACATTCAGATGGGGAAGAGCTTTTAAGGAACCAAgcagcagggagtgcaggagacTGTCGGTCTGAAGATCTCCTTATACCAATCCCCTTACATTGATGGAGGTGGGGAAGAACTCATGACATTCATGCCCAACAGTGCTTCCCATACAACAGACAGGAAGGTAGTACTCATTGTCGTCAAGTGTCACCAGTGTGGTGTTCTGCTCTatccaatgttgataacagttggctgtatgtgtgtgtttcctctgcatgctgccccggctctgcgcagatagctggcacagcagatccCGAGAGAAACACCAAGGACCACAGACTCTGATAAGGTCTGAAGGTACCCAGCTAGGTTTATTGCCAAACGAAACATGGTCTCTAGCTCCccggatcagatgtctacagttctgctagtacatatTTGCTCCCTGACAacggaccggctcagtcagtggtgggatttaccactgccccctaggccagacaaagacaagccctcaggggtgcattcttatacacaggtacaaacaagttacacctcactcctgacgtattgaagtacaacccctctacgtagtaaggtgctgcctatcaccttgtacatgttggttcgatcaaaacaacccCATCCATCATATTACCTTTTTGCCCTGtgtttaggatgggtcagccggtcccttgttatctgtgtggaatgtgctAGTATCGGAGTGTTCTGGGACCATCCTGGCATATGTTTATATCTCTAgcgtccagtaccttttaggtatgcaTTTTTGGAACATCAGCCCTCCCTTTGCCAGActctgagcagggcctgcctcttgctcatatcttagggttaccatatttcagcaagcaaaaaagaggacaggaggagccccacccttgccccaccctgccccacccacttcccacccgcctcagaactcccaaccctcccccccgctccttgtcccctgactgcccccttctgggacccctgcccctaactgcccccccaggacttcaccccctatctaagtctccctgcctcttgtcccgactgccccctcctgagaccctcccccccatcctaactggccacctaggaccctaccccctacctgtgccctgactgctccaacccttatccacacccccacccccagacagacccctgggactcccatgccccatccaaccactccccacccccctgacagccccccccccagaactcccaacccatctaaacccctctgctccctgtcccattgactgctccgatccctctctccactcctgtcccctgacagccccccccccagaactcccaacccccccccgctccttgtcccctgactgcccccaactgccctccagaaccccaccccctacctaagcctccctgttccttgtcccctaactgccccctcctaagacccccctccctaactgccccccaggacccaaccccctactgtaccctgactgcccaaaaccttatccacacacctcccagaaagccccctcCAAactcccaacacccccccccgtctcttgactgccccctccagaacctccctgccccttctccgaccccctggctcccttgtcgttggccttcggttcgcctaaggtctctctatgagcttgctcaggaactgtctgagccgttctcccggcacgttgggcagcagtgggggaggagctccagactgccggaggcgaatgcagggagggagggagggagtgagctatgctgcagggggaggagggactctcgctcgctgtcggagccccatgtaagtggcaccatccggctgccctgttagccgcgcgctctgcatggggggggcgggaggggggagaagtccggacattaacaaattccccccggacgctatttttagttcaaaaatcccgacatgtctgggggaatccggacgaatggtaaccctatcatatcTTAACTTTGTTTTATGttaaagtcttgaccattactttagttcaggccttaggcctcataccaggcctctgatacaagggtttatgtttcagggcctcatttAACTACTCATGTCTAATAAAGTAGAATCTACAGTAGAAAAGGTTTGTTGGTATAGCTTTACCGGTACAGGCTCAATTGACTCAAGATGCTGTTACACTGACAAAAAGTGCTTATGCCAGGATAGTTATACCAGTTTGGCAAATGACACAAGCTCTGCAAAAGAGTGCTTTTGCTAGTGTAGCACCCCCTCTCCACCCGGTTACCTTCTTTAATGCCAAtctgcttacaggttttgatggacaggcctggattcttctggatcccgccacccactcagcagggtgtatcttctttattttttcctatgaatttatttggcggtacctccacccccctcgctccttcctgacagggtcaccagggcagctttgGAGGAAAACTCTAACCCAGGGTAATCctcacttacttgccagatagttggagacgtCCAAgtaataacacaaacacataacacaataattatattaaacaggaaacAAATATACATAACAGGGCaaaacactatttttagggtcACAGGTGCCTACGCTGCTAATACCTGTGACTTTCCCCAGTCACCTGACTTGAGGTAGCAAATGTAAGATTAGTGTCCCATTGGAACGCGTACTTTGTTGGGGTCCTTGATGACCTATGACCacaaaattcttctctgcagtggtttagcagtgtggctgactgggttcagtataGCCCAAAAGACTCACGTGGGAGAAGGTGGTAAAtccctccacaggtttaatatgcagcaggttataaaatccccaaacccttactccctggcttgaggacacagttcagggagtagggggtccccaaaacaaattccctgactCACTAACTAAAAGATAGTGCACTCACAAATTCCATGAATGACCCTCAGGTTCAAAGatgactctggactcctcagtcactgcagaggggctgctctctgctggcagggatcctcttcaagcaggaatcaggctgcttcggtcccaggatttcccctcatcACAAAGGGAtgcagggctcaaggtgcaggTTACACAACTGTACTAAAATCCAAACTGTTGTCTCCTAGCCCAgcgtccacacacacacacacacacacacagcaggcagcagccctgaactagcagacagagcagagctgcccaTGTGGTGACTGGTCTCCCCTAGGGACCTAgagggctaactcagcctggctggggaagtttcccagcaaaactctacaaactgggagtcatcagtggagaaggaaaagcccagctgagagatcttgctttcaggtccctagaggccagttctgagggaaccctgcatgcaggcctgggatTCACcagctccccacaaagccagtccgGCCCTTGTCCTGGTTAGCTCCTGACTGACTCAAACCTGGCTTCCcccctttcctgaactccctgggaagggcatctcactccctattggttgccaGGCAGACTCCGAGTTTTCCTTGGCTcccccctgagctgccagcagacagagccccaggaatccaggtaatctccttgggggttacactAGTATATCttcactagggcttttgccaacATAGCTACGGTGGCACAAAAAAATCATACCCTTAACTGGcatagttataccagcaaaactttctagtgtagatgtgcccCCTCACAACCTCTTTATCTTCTTTCTAATCACTGGAATGAGATGAACCCCCCCCACCAACCCTATCTTctacaaggttttttttttttttaattcttcaagAATTAATTAATTGCAAtctgtctctctcctttccaCCAGGACCATTGTAAgagggtccggactcacccctgcagcgcctcctgctggtcatccagggaattcgctcaccagcctctggagcgccctctgcaggccagtgatctgcctttcctcttctctggcccccgtgtccctcccaggaccccggtgccccttgctctgggtgctgccccctggcaatacccatacatatgctaggtctcccctcccaggggaacccccactcactatccccaccttgcctcagcactaggccactgccagtcaccaactagcccccactccctggggcagactgcagtataggccactcatcactggcaaggttaggtttggacctgctgccttggcctagccctgggttgccctctgcaacccccggcaccccttggcctattaccaggccacagcctggagctatccaggctggagctcaccagcctttccccagccctgctccacccaggtaccctgtctagttccctgcagccaggcccttctctctttgcactcagagagagactcttgagctcctggctcccagccttcttatacaggccagctggggcctgactggggcatggcccagctgtggctacttccccagtcagcccagtagcttttccctttgccccagcactctgcgagggctgttttaaacccctcaggcaggagcagggtagtCACCCTGCTACAACCATAAACAGTTATTTATGGCCTAAAAATGAATTAACTCTCCTAGCCCATGCAGCCCTAATGGACCAGGGGAGAGAACGGTTCCAGAACTATAGTTTTGTTCACAATGGGAGCTCTTTGCTGGTATAGTATACCGATAAAGAGTTCctatgtagacatggcctaactagTAGCAATGCGCTGCACACAGGGATTGGGGAGCTCATCCAATGGACTATTTCAGTCCCTTGAGCAGCTCTGCAACACCAAGGTGCACAGCTTCCACTCCTCCACTTCACCCTTTGTCCTTGCACAGAGACCTAATCTATTTCTGAATTAGGTTGGTCTTGTGCACATATATGGGTATGTGATTCACTCAGGGCAGGAAGTAGTTGTAAATTTTAGTCTGAGTAAAGCCCAAAGGTTGTTATATATCAAAATAATACTAAAAGCAAATTTAACTGAAATTGGTGGAAGGTTAAAACAAAATAGTTTAATTAGCTTCATCACAATAATAATCTTTCagtgaaatgtttttaaagaaaaccctCCTTCTTTGATCCACTTAAAGATTGAATCTTATTGTAAAATTTCTTCAATGTGCCTCAAAGTGGAGATAACAGAAAAGCACTGAAATAGTAGATGGGCTTTACAATACTCTATTCTCACTGGAAATTATGCAGACAATAGAACTCtatttctaaaaatcaggccaccaCTCTAATTAAAGCCTACTAGTTTTAAAAGcacagatgtaaaaaaaaaaatcacataccagcattaattaaattacatttgtatttttaaagaatcATTGGAAGAGCACATTGTACTGGGACAAGTTCTTTTCATGCATTCAAACACTGGTATCTTTATCAGGAATTTACTTGAATAGGGCACAATATAGGTGAGGTTGGGGGTGCGGGAgaggttttggggtgcaggctctgggcaacACTTATGTCGAGGGGCTCCCCGGAAGCTGTGACATGTCCCTCatctcctaggcggaggtgcagccaggcagccatggtcccccgccaatgggagctgcagaaccggcGCTCGGGGCAAGGGAAGCATGCGGCGTCtccctggccgtgcctctgcctCGGAGCCGAGGGATATAtcgccacttccggggagccgcgcagagccaggtagggagcctgctagCCTGGGAACCAGACTTTTAATAGCcccgtcagcagtgctgaccgaaGCCGCCTGGGTCCCTTTTTCACTGagcattccagtcgaaaaccagacacctaaCAACCCTaggaggagatgggggagttCCTCACTCACACTGTAGCCCTGCATGTTTAAATATTACTACTACAAAGCAGGCAaagtttcttaggcctggtctacactatgggtttaggtcgactttagcagcgttaaatcgaattaagcctggacacgtccacacgacaaagccctttctttcgacttaaagagtcctttaaaccggtttctttacaccacctctgacgaggggattagcgataaaaccggcctttgcgggtcggaattggggtagtgtggacgaaattcgacgttattggcctccgggagctatcccacagtgcttcattgtgaccgctctggacagcactctcaactcagatgcactgaccaggtagacaggaaaagacccgcgaaggtttgaatttcatttcctgtttgctcagcatggagagcacaggtgaccacgcagagctcatcagcacaggtaaccgtgatggagtcccaggatcgcaaaagagctccagcatggaccgaacgggaggtacgagatctgcttgccatatggggagatgaagcagtgatagctgaactccgtagcagtaaaagaaatggaaaagtattagaaaagatctccaaggccatgaaggaccgaggccataacagggacacacagcagtgccgcgtgaaaattaaggagctacggcaagcttaccacaaagccagagaagcaaacggaaggtccggggcagagccgcaaacttgccgctactacgcggagttGCATGcgattctagggggtgcagccaccactaccccaaccgtgtgctatgactctctcactggagaaacacacagggaagacggttcggggaacgaggaagatgaggatggaggtactgtaggtagctcacagcagcaaggaagcggagaaaccggtttccccaacagccaggatatgtttttgaccctggacctggaaccagtaacccccgaactcacccaagaccctcagggcacacaggagacctctggtgagtgtaactttgtaaatatttgtaaacattacaaaaaaaaaaagcaagcgtgtttaatgattaatttgccctggcaatcgcggccagtacatctactggaaaagtctgttaacgtgtatggggatggagcggaaatcctccagggacatctccagaaagctctcctggttgaaatggggtgattttattaagaggacattcagaggcgcccgttcctgctcttctgaacagaaatgttccccgctgttaaccactcggtggaggggaggggtgaagtgatcatcccagagaatcgtgtgtgtgtgtgtggggggtggtttacttgtgtttgtgccgcatgttaaccgggaaaccgcagcccctccttttacattgaaaacccattttaaatggacaacccaattcatccttgatatgggaaatgcgctgctgtttgcaacctttcccgcatgttaagaaggttaaaaaagccaaaacactgtggcctaccatggctgcctgcaagccgaaatatgcgaccttgtaatgaaagagtgtacccattgttctctaaaatgtgtcttttttaaccacctctcccttctcctccaccagctgcaaatgtttctcctttgcagaggctcgtgaacattagaaagagaaaacgtaggacgagggacagtatgttcacggagctgcagatgtcctcccacgctgatagagcacagcagaatgcgtggaggcagtcaatgtcggagatgagaaaagcccaatatgaacgagaggagaggtggcgggctgaatggcgggatgaaaagagcaagtggcgggctgaagacgataggtggcgtcagcttgcagacagacggcaagagtcaatgctccgtctgctggagcatcaaactgatatgctcgagcgtatggttgagctgcaggaaaggcagcaggagcagagaccgccgctacagcccctgtgtaaccaacagccctcctccccaagttccatagcctcctcaccaagacgcccaagaacacggtgggggggcctccgtccacccagtcactccaccccagatgatcgcccaagcatcagaaggctggccttcaataagagttaaagttttaaaatgcagtgtgtccttttccatccctcctcccccacccatcccaggctaccttggcaattatccccctacttctgtgaggaactaataaagaatgcatgaatgtgaaaaaacaatgactttattgcctctgcaagcggtgctcgaattggggaggggagggtggggtggggtggggtggttggtttacagggaagtagagtgaaccgggtcggggggtgggggggggttggagggttcatcaaggagaaacaaacagaagtttcacacagtagcctggccagtcacaaaactcgttttcaaagcttctctgatgcgcaccgcgccctgctgtgctcctctaaccgccctggtgtctggctgcgcgtaatcagcggccaggcgagttgcctcaacctcccaccccgccataaaggtctcccccttactctcacagatattgtggagcgcacagcaagcagcaataacaatggggatattcttttcgctgaggtctgagcgagtcagtaagctgcgccagcgcgcttttaaatgtccaaatgcacattccaccaccattcagcacttgctcagcctgtagttgaacaggtcctgactcctgtccaggctgcctgtgtatggcttcatgagccatggcattaaggggtaggctgggtccccaaggatcacgataggcatttcaacatccccaacggtcactttctggtccgggaagaaagtcccttcctccagctttcgaaacagagcagagttcctgaagacgcgagcatcatgtacctttcccggccatcccacgttgatgttggtgaaacgtcccttgtgatccaccagggcttgcagcagcattgaaaagtaccccttgcggtttacgtagtcggtggcttggtgctccggtgacaagatagggatatgggttctgtctatggccccgccacagtttgggaatcccatttcagcaaagccatccactattgactgcacgttgcccagagtcactacccttgctatcaccaggtctttcattgccctggcaaattggatcacagcagcccccaccgtagatttgcccactccaaattgattcccgactgaccggtagctgtctggcgttggaagcttccacagggctatcgccactcgcttctcaactgtgagggctgctctcatcttggtatcctggcgtttcagggcaggggaaagcaagtcacaaagttccatgaaagtgcccttacgcatgcgaaagtttcgcagccactgggaatcatcccatacctgcagcacgatgtgatcccaccagtctgtgcttgtttcccgggcccagaatcggcgttccatggcatgaacctgccccagtgacaccatgatttccacattgctggggcctgtgccttgtgagaggtctatgtccatgtcaatttcctcatcactctcgtcgccgtgctgcaatcgcctcctcggctggtccgggtttcgccttggcatgtcctggctctgcatatactccaggacaatgcgcgtggtgttcatagtgctcataattgccgcggtgatctgaacgggctccatgatcccagtgctagctatggcgcctggtcagaaaaaaggcgcgaaagtagtatctgatggaccaggagaaggagggagggcgggagggagggagggccaagtgacgacatggcgtacaggtacaggaacagggaattaaaatcaagaacggtggctgtgcatcagggagaaacacaaacaactgtcacacagaatggtccccccaaagattaaactgaaaaccctgggtttagcaggccgttgatttgacggagggagggggaagcaaatgaatacagagcaaatctattttttacatcttaagacgacggtgcagcgtgactgatagccctcggcatctttctgggtgcttggcagcaaatactgggcgcttggcagttagtatatgacgatggtcttcaggcctattgcacgatcgggtgctcggggaagactctgctaacgtgcgatgacccgacttgtaataggacggttaacagtcgtaatacaccatctagtgccaaaaggcaagccccacggctgccagcacccagatcgccgatgaaggctaccagtctactgcaccgtctaccgccaaaaggcaattagcagctgctgctgtgtagcaatgcagtcccatgtctgccggcacccagaggacatatggtgacggtgagctcagctgagctgagcgggctccatgcttgccgtggtatgttgtctgcacaggtaacccaggtaaaaaggcgcgaatctattgtctgccgttgctgtgacggggggggaggggactgacgacatgtacccagaacctcccgcgacactgtttttgcatcatccgggcattgggatctcaacccagaattccaaggggcggcggagactgcgggaactgtgggatagctgtgggatagctacccatagtgcaatgctccggaagtcgacgctagcctcgtactgtggacgcggtccgccgactagagcacctagagcattttatgtggggacacacacaatcggctgtatacaaccggtttcaataaaaccggcttctataaattcgaactaatttcgtagtgtagacatacccttagatacaGATTGTAATCCAGCTTTATACATAAAATTGTAGGGGCAAATAAGACTCCAGGTGCAGGAAGAAGAGAtggctttgcagggctgctgctacTTCTCTCTTTACGTAAATGGGCAAATAGGGGTTGAATCCTTGCTCCCATACCTACAAATCACTAGCCACCAGAACTGAGCCAATTCAGGGAAAGAGAGGGATGGAAATAGGGTGTTGTGACCAATTGCTTCCCGGGGAGCAAAGAAGGAATTGCAGCTATGCATCACACCTTACACTTAATatatactctgtgtgtgggggcggcggcggggggggggggaggaatagatGGCTGTAATGGCTGAGATTGTGTGAGAAGAGGGAATTTATGTTAGTTTTTACTATAAAAGGACTTGCAGTCACATTTTATGAGGGATTTTTCCATGGAATTATCTTTAAATTATACCTTTTAAATTTGCCGTAAGCAGAAGACTTACGCCCAAGTCCACTACTGCAAACACATCTAATTGAATGTCCTAAATTAGACTTTGTTGGAAAAATTATACTGGCATAGTCATAGGTTGGCAGTATTTCCCTTGTATACCCATATTTTCAGGGCCTATTCATAGTATCTCAATTGCAGCActgattttcattattttttctgaGTTCAGGAGCAATAAAAATGGAAAGTACATTTTGTGATTTCCCTATTATATGATATACGTGTTGGGTATTTCTGTACCATAACACTGTCCCATATGAATAATCTCTGATTCCTTTAGACAGGAAAACAGAGAACATGAG from Chrysemys picta bellii isolate R12L10 chromosome 6, ASM1138683v2, whole genome shotgun sequence harbors:
- the LOC135984284 gene encoding mediator of RNA polymerase II transcription subunit 15-like encodes the protein MESQDRKRAPAWTEREVRDLLAIWGDEAVIAELRSSKRNGKVLEKISKAMKDRGHNRDTQQCRVKIKELRQAYHKAREANGRSGAEPQTCRYYAELHAILGGAATTTPTVCYDSLTGETHREDGSGNEEDEDGGTVGSSQQQGSGETGFPNSQDMFLTLDLEPVTPELTQDPQGTQETSAANVSPLQRLVNIRKRKRRTRDSMFTELQMSSHADRAQQNAWRQSMSEMRKAQYEREERWRAEWRDEKSKWRAEDDRWRQLADRRQESMLRLLEHQTDMLERMVELQERQQEQRPPLQPLCNQQPSSPSSIASSPRRPRTRWGGLRPPSHSTPDDRPSIRRLAFNKS